The segment CGGTCGGATTCGCGATCTCGCTGTTCCAGTCGGTGACCCAGATCCAGGAGGCGACGCTCTCGTTCGTGCCGAAGGCGGTGGCGATCGGTGCGGCGCTGCTGCTCTGCGGCAACTGGATGCTGCGGGAGATGATGACGTACACGGAGCAGTTGTTCGAGAAGCTGCCGGCCCTGCTGGGCTGAGGGAGCAACGAGAAAGAGGCCGCCCATCGGGCGGCCTTTTCGTTTACCTGGTGGCGGCGAGGATCGCGAACATCGCGCCCTGCGGATCCTCGAGCACCGCGTAGCGCCCGACGTCGATCGTCACGGGTGGGTAGATGATCCGGGCGCCCAGCCCGTACGCATGATCGGCCGCGATGTCGCAGTCACCGACCGCGAAATACACCAGCCAGTGCGGCAGCAGATCGTCCGGCCAGGCGCTGCCGATCATCAGCTGCATGCCGGCGACCTGCGCGTGGTTGCGTTCGCAGATCACGTACGGCAACTCGCCCATCCGGGTGTCCCGGAACGACCAGTCGAAAACGGCGCCGTAGAACGCTTTCGCCCCTTCCAGGTCGCGGGTGTTCAGCTCGGCCCAGGTGAGCGCACCGGGCAGGTCGAAGACCTCGGCGCCGCGCATCATCCCGGCCTCCCAGACGCTGAAGGGCGCACCCGCCGGGTCCAGGAACGCGGCCATCCGCCCCTGATCCATCACGTCGAACGGCGGCACCAGCACTTTTCCGGCCGCGGCCTCGACCCGGGCGGCGACGACATCGGCGTCCTCGGCGGCGATGTACGTACTCCAGGCGGTCGGCTGGCCCTCCCCGAACAGCGGCCCGGCCCCGGCCACCGGCAGCCCGTTGAGCAGGAACGTCGTGTAGCCACCGAAGTCGTCGCCGGACACCTCCGCGGTCCAGCCGAACAGCGTCGTGTAGAAACGGATCGCGTCCTCGAGGTCGGCGGTGGCCAGATCCACCCAGTTCGGCACGCCGGGCGATGGAGCGGTCATGGGTCGCATCGTTGCATTCCCATGCCTGTTACCGGATAGAACTGTCGTTGTTCTAGCCGAATCTGCGACCTTCGTCTCGCCGGTACGCCCACACGGCGAGGACCGCGAACAGCCCCGTCCACCCGACGAGCGTCACCGTCGGCCACACCTCCAGCGGGTAGTCCCCGACCGCCGCCCACATCAGCCGGGCCGCGCCACCGGTCGGCAGATACGGCGCGATGTCCTCGACGAAACCGGGTGCTCCGCCGGGTGGCGCCATCAACCCGCCGCCGAACGCCAGCGGCAGGAACAGCAGCTGAGCCACCACGATCGCGGCCTTCTGCGGCAGCGAGTAGCCGATCGCGAGGCCCATCAGGATGAACGGCAGCGTGATCCCGACGGTCACCGCGACGGTGGCGAGGAACTCGGTCGCCGACAGCGTCGCCGCGGTCAGCAGCGTGGCGATCAGAAGGACCGGGGTCAGGGCCACGGCCATCATCACCAGGCCGGCCAGCATCCGTCCGGCGAATCGGGGGGCGGCGCCGGCCGGCAGCGTACGCACGAACGGGTCCCACGGCTGGGCCCGGTCCTCGGCGACACCGATGCCGTACTGGAAGAGGTTGGTGCTCATCACCGTGAACGTCACCATCGACGCCGTCGCGTAGGTCGCGGCGACCGGTGAGTCGCCGGCGAACGGGACCACGAACGCGAGCATCGCCAGAGCCGGCCAGACCGCGTTGCCGACCACCGCGATCGGGATCCGGAACACCTCGATGACCTGGAACTTGGCGTGGGTCAGGGTCAGCGAGGACATGACGGCTCCCGGGTCAGCGTCAGGAACGCCTCCTCCAGCGAGGTGGGGCGTACCTCCAGGTCGCGGAACGGCACGTCGTGCGCGACCAGAGCGCGGACCAGGCGATCCGCGTCTGCGGTGAGGAGATGCAGGCGGTCCGCCGCACGCTCCACACTCACCAGACCGTCCAGATCCGGCAACGGTACGGCTGACGTCAGGCTGACCCGGCGTATCCCGACCAGCTCGCGAACCGCCGTCACGCTGTCGTCGGCGAGCACCCGCCCACCCGCCAGCACCACGACGCGGCGGGCCAGCGCCTCGATCTCCTCCAGGTAGTGGCTGGTCAGCACGACGGTGCCACCCTCGCGGTGGAACTCCCGGATGCCGTCCCAGAGCGAGCGGCGCGCCTCGACGTCCAG is part of the Actinoplanes sp. NBC_00393 genome and harbors:
- a CDS encoding VOC family protein; its protein translation is MTAPSPGVPNWVDLATADLEDAIRFYTTLFGWTAEVSGDDFGGYTTFLLNGLPVAGAGPLFGEGQPTAWSTYIAAEDADVVAARVEAAAGKVLVPPFDVMDQGRMAAFLDPAGAPFSVWEAGMMRGAEVFDLPGALTWAELNTRDLEGAKAFYGAVFDWSFRDTRMGELPYVICERNHAQVAGMQLMIGSAWPDDLLPHWLVYFAVGDCDIAADHAYGLGARIIYPPVTIDVGRYAVLEDPQGAMFAILAATR
- a CDS encoding ABC transporter permease; protein product: MSSLTLTHAKFQVIEVFRIPIAVVGNAVWPALAMLAFVVPFAGDSPVAATYATASMVTFTVMSTNLFQYGIGVAEDRAQPWDPFVRTLPAGAAPRFAGRMLAGLVMMAVALTPVLLIATLLTAATLSATEFLATVAVTVGITLPFILMGLAIGYSLPQKAAIVVAQLLFLPLAFGGGLMAPPGGAPGFVEDIAPYLPTGGAARLMWAAVGDYPLEVWPTVTLVGWTGLFAVLAVWAYRRDEGRRFG
- the fliQ gene encoding flagellar biosynthesis protein FliQ, yielding MTDTMVVELGLQAMSVAAKMSAPVLLTALAVGFAISLFQSVTQIQEATLSFVPKAVAIGAALLLCGNWMLREMMTYTEQLFEKLPALLG